The DNA region ACAATTTCAGATATAACAGATAAAATTGAAAAATTTGAAAATACAATACAAAAACAAATTCTTACAAAAATAACATCATAAGTTATGCTTGAAAAAGAAAATCTAGATGATTTATCAGTAATGCAACTCACTGAACTTGCAGAAAAAGTTTGGCAAGAAATTTCTATTCTTTATGATGAGGATGAATCTGATGAAAATGATGAGAAAATAGAAGAAATGACTAATTATTTCAATGACATAAAAAGAATTATCAGAGATTTACATTCAGACGAGAAATATCCTAGAGGTGGATAACCTAATCTAGAATAGTCCAAAACTCTATCCAGTTTGTAGGACCATTACTGTTATCCAAAAGAGGTCTATATTTAGATCCCAATTCATAAATTTCTTTTGGAATTTCATTCCCTTCTCTAGTAGGATTATCAAATATTTCAGCAGTCCATTCCAAATAAACTCTATTAGGTTCACCTGGGGTAGTTCCATTATTAAAATATACCCTTGTCTCACTTCTCTGGCCTAAAGAAGTATAAAGATCTGCTTGTTCTTTTACTAGCTTAGCAACATTAACTGCTTCATAAGGCTTAGTCTTATAAGTCCTTCTTATCAAATACATAGTTATCCCTTAAACAAATTTTAGTTGATAAACAGTATAGTAAAATTTTTGTACTCATATAGTATTAAAATATTACAAATTATTAAGATTTAATAATAAATTTATTTCTTTTTGGATTAATCATGACAAACCAGATAATTTTAGGTGTAAAAAAGGAAGATGATCCCTCAGAAAATAGAGTATCAATTGTTCCAAAAGATGTTAAGTCAATTGTAGATCTTGGTATTGAAGTTTTTGTAGAAAAAGATGCTGGTATCAAGGCTGGGTATTCTAATGAAAATTATGAAGAATATGGAGCTAATATAACTCAATCTTTACCTAAAAATATAAACATAATAACATCCTTAAATGCTTTCTACGATACTAATTCAAATTTTATAGAAAATACCATATTGATTAGCCTAACAGATATTAGAACTAATCCTGAAATAAAAAAAATATGTGAAAGTAAAAAACTATCTTTATTTGCTATGGAATTTGTTCCAAGAATTGCAAGAGCTCAAAAACTTGATGCATTGTCTTCTCAAGCCTCAATAGCAGGATACAGAGCTGGCCTAATAGTAGCCACATCATTAAAAAAATATCTTCCTTTGATGATGACTGCAGCAGGAACTATACCACCGGCATCAATACTAGTACTGGGAGCAGGTGTAGCAGGTCTTCAGGCTATTGCGACAACGAAAAGACTTGGAGCAGATGTTACAGGTTATGATATTAGGCTTGCAGCAGGAGAGCAAATAGAATCTTTAGGAGCAAAATTTATATCTGATGAAACCCCTGCAGATTCTGAAACTACTGGAGGATATGCAAAAGAACAATCTAAGGATAATCAAAAAAATCAATTAGAATACTTAAAAGAATATATCTTGAAATCAGATGCAGTAATTACAACGGCTGCAATTCCCGGTAGAAAAGCTCCAATTTTGATAGAAAAATCTACCGTAGAAGAAATGAAATATGGAAGTGTAATTGTTGACTTAGCAGCTTCTACAGGAGGTAATTGTGAGTCGACAGAGCTCGATAAAGAAATTGAAGTATTAGGAACAAAAGTAATTGGTCCAAGTAATTTATCATCTGATATGGCTTTTGATGCTTCTATAGTTTATTCAAAAAATCTTTTAGGACTTTTAGAAATCATAATTATAGAAAAAG from Dehalococcoidia bacterium includes:
- a CDS encoding NAD(P) transhydrogenase subunit alpha; this translates as MTNQIILGVKKEDDPSENRVSIVPKDVKSIVDLGIEVFVEKDAGIKAGYSNENYEEYGANITQSLPKNINIITSLNAFYDTNSNFIENTILISLTDIRTNPEIKKICESKKLSLFAMEFVPRIARAQKLDALSSQASIAGYRAGLIVATSLKKYLPLMMTAAGTIPPASILVLGAGVAGLQAIATTKRLGADVTGYDIRLAAGEQIESLGAKFISDETPADSETTGGYAKEQSKDNQKNQLEYLKEYILKSDAVITTAAIPGRKAPILIEKSTVEEMKYGSVIVDLAASTGGNCESTELDKEIEVLGTKVIGPSNLSSDMAFDASIVYSKNLLGLLEIIIIEKEININFEDEIIDAMMVYQNGKSRLEE